The following proteins come from a genomic window of Halorussus halophilus:
- a CDS encoding DUF7522 family protein, with amino-acid sequence MGDGIEEQFPDGKTELVDAFSSFGGDALRDVWLFDQSGHESLFLRDDVAEKIADLDVATFVDNERYGYVTRETYSDLHYTSYEYTVRGFDEYEQFRTFLAEDERKIGLFASFDRRSEGYNFGDLSESVQQLVEAYPPEAFDPE; translated from the coding sequence ATGGGCGATGGTATCGAGGAGCAGTTTCCGGACGGCAAAACTGAACTGGTCGATGCGTTCTCTTCGTTCGGGGGCGATGCACTCCGCGACGTTTGGTTGTTCGACCAATCCGGCCACGAGTCGTTGTTCCTCCGCGACGACGTGGCCGAGAAGATAGCGGACCTCGACGTCGCTACGTTCGTGGACAACGAGCGGTACGGCTACGTCACGCGCGAGACGTACTCCGACCTCCACTACACGTCCTACGAGTACACCGTCAGAGGATTCGACGAGTACGAACAGTTCCGAACGTTCCTCGCCGAAGACGAGCGGAAAATCGGTCTCTTCGCCAGTTTCGACCGTCGCTCGGAGGGGTACAACTTCGGCGACCTCAGCGAGAGCGTGCAGCAACTCGTCGAAGCGTATCCGCCGGAGGCGTTCGACCCCGAGTGA
- a CDS encoding PstS family phosphate ABC transporter substrate-binding protein — MTDQTSRRTFLQAAGAGSTLALAGCVGSYANSGQPEGKGGDSGTESGSGTSDGNSSGTLKAGGSSTVFPIANTAGSVWSSNPPADDKEYWGPSQYGIDTDESLADYWAGLYGFEGGDSGNPPFRVSVGLSHSGTGLEKLKKGLVDIGNASAPVDAELPDASEEELNKFKNHVVGVDAQPIVVSSEIKEAGVTKLTAEEVKQIYTGEIENWSEISSYSGEEKEIQAVGRSVGSGTDTAFRANMLGSPDAKMPGVDVRKGQNQQVKTLVQKSNNAIAYMALAFVTPDVPAVKLSFDGKVYEPGKNLAEKSYPLSRDLHCYTYDGTSKKEAAFLRMIVSEFGQQKYVETQGYAKLTAERRKEEKQKLPETTK; from the coding sequence ATGACAGACCAAACGTCACGACGGACGTTCCTACAGGCTGCTGGTGCTGGAAGCACGCTCGCACTCGCTGGTTGCGTGGGAAGCTACGCGAACAGTGGTCAACCGGAAGGAAAAGGCGGCGACTCCGGAACGGAAAGTGGCAGTGGAACCTCGGACGGAAACAGTTCGGGGACGCTGAAGGCGGGCGGTTCCTCGACGGTGTTCCCCATCGCCAACACGGCGGGGTCGGTCTGGTCGTCGAACCCGCCAGCAGACGACAAGGAGTACTGGGGCCCGAGCCAGTACGGCATCGACACAGACGAGAGTCTCGCCGACTACTGGGCGGGTCTCTACGGTTTCGAGGGCGGCGACAGCGGCAACCCGCCGTTCCGCGTCTCGGTCGGGCTTAGTCACTCTGGGACCGGACTGGAGAAACTGAAGAAGGGACTCGTGGACATCGGCAACGCGAGTGCGCCGGTCGATGCGGAACTCCCCGACGCCAGTGAAGAAGAGTTGAACAAGTTCAAGAATCACGTCGTCGGCGTGGACGCCCAGCCTATCGTCGTCAGTAGCGAAATAAAAGAAGCAGGCGTCACGAAACTCACTGCGGAAGAAGTCAAGCAAATCTACACGGGCGAAATCGAGAACTGGAGCGAGATTTCGTCGTACAGTGGCGAAGAGAAGGAGATTCAGGCCGTCGGTCGTTCGGTCGGGTCTGGGACCGACACTGCGTTCCGCGCGAACATGCTCGGCTCTCCGGACGCGAAGATGCCGGGCGTAGACGTACGCAAGGGCCAAAATCAGCAGGTCAAGACGCTGGTCCAGAAGTCCAACAACGCCATCGCCTACATGGCGCTCGCGTTCGTCACCCCCGACGTGCCCGCCGTGAAACTCTCCTTCGACGGTAAGGTGTACGAACCGGGCAAGAACCTCGCCGAGAAGAGTTACCCGCTCTCGCGTGACCTCCATTGCTACACCTACGATGGCACCTCGAAGAAGGAAGCCGCCTTCCTGCGCATGATAGTCAGTGAGTTCGGTCAGCAGAAGTACGTCGAGACGCAGGGCTACGCGAAACTGACTGCCGAGCGCCGCAAAGAAGAGAAACAGAAGTTGCCCGAGACGACGAAGTAA